From Pithys albifrons albifrons isolate INPA30051 chromosome 27, PitAlb_v1, whole genome shotgun sequence, one genomic window encodes:
- the F2RL3 gene encoding proteinase-activated receptor 4, which translates to MGTLGRLLLCSALWALCVASQDYDDYSQNSTSDQDRTPQSTPCPRAIPGEKATVNNVTYLLVPAATRARLGSAITVCLIPALYSLVFLVGLPSNALALWVLATRAERLPSTVFLLNLATADLLLVLVLPFKISYYLLGNNWPFGEGLCRLTTAFFYGNMYCSVLLLTCISVDRYLAVAHPFQSRSFRTATLASRTCGGVWLCSAVLALPLVLQQQSYPLLGAGLTLCHDVLPRRDDDGFYFYYFLCLIGGAFALPLLLVLLSAGAALRVLLRSGQRYAHSAQLTALVVVTLVAFYAPSNVLLLVHYSSSCSSLRGELYSAYMLSLAVSACNSCADPFVYYYVSEDFREKVRKRLCGSGKGNGASLKTSKETLPRSKLSVV; encoded by the exons ATGGGCACCCTTGGGAGGcttctgctgtgctctgccctctgGGCGCTCTGTGTGGCCTCTCAGGACTACGATG ATTATTCTCAGAACAGCACCAGCGACCAGGACAGAACACCGCAGAGCACGCCGTGCCCCCGAGCCATCCCTGGGGAAAAGGCCACCGTCAACAACGTCACGTACCTGCTGGTCCCCGCGGCCACGCGTGCCCGGCTGGGCAGTGCCATCACCGTGTGCCTCATCCCCGCCCTCTACAGCCTCGTGTTCCTGGTGGGGCTGCCCTCCAACGCACTGGCGCTCTGGGTGCTGGCTACCCGGGCAGAGCGGCTCCCCTCCACCGTGTTCCTCCTCAACCTGGCCACGGCAGACCTGCTGCTCGTGCTGGTGCTGCCCTTCAAGATCTCCTATTATTTGCTGGGCAACAACTGGCCCTTCGGGGAGGGGCTGTGCCGGCTCACCACGGCGTTCTTCTACGGCAACATGTACTGCTCggtgctgctgctcacctgCATCAGCGTGGACCGCTACCTGGCGGTGGCGCATCCCTTCCAGTCGCGCTCCTTCCGCACCGCCACTCTCGCCTCCCGCACCTGCGGAGGGGTCTGGCTGTGCTCGGCGGTGCTGGCGCTgccgctggtgctgcagcagcaatcCTACCCCCTGCTTGGGGCCGGCCTCACGCTGTGCCACGACGTGCTGCCCAGGCGCGACGACGACGGATTTTATTTCTACTACTTCTTGTGCCTGATCGGGGGCGCGTTCgcgctgccgctgctgctggtgctgctgagcgCGGGGGCCGCGCTGCGCGTCCTGCTGCGCTCGGGGCAGCGCTACGCGCACTCCGCGCAGCTCACGGCGCTCGTCGTGGTCACCCTCGTGGCTTTCTACGCGCCCAGCAACGTCCTGCTGCTGGTTCACtactccagctcctgctccagcctgcgCGGGGAGCTCTACAGCGCCTACATGCTCAGCCTCGCCGTCAGCGCCTGCAACAGCTGCGCCGACCCCTTCGTGTACTACTACGTGTCCGAGGATTTCAGGGAGAAGGTGAGGAAAAGGTTGTGCGGGAGCGGCAAAGGGAATGGCGCTTCCCTGAAGACCTCCAAGGAAACGCTCCCTCGCTCCAAGCTCTCCGTGGTGTGA
- the SIN3B gene encoding paired amphipathic helix protein Sin3b isoform X1, which translates to MAAGGGGGGGGRGAGGGSAPRWGGGGGGRAPPHEKLPVHVEDALSYLDQVKIRFGSDPATYNGFLEIMKEFKSQSIDTPGVIRRVSQLFHEHPDLIVGFNAFLPLGYRIEIPKNGKLSIQSPLNSQVPPEPVPSALPGSGMLLHYSQENSHNHSDCSEDFRQQLPYKEDKSQVPLESDSVEFNNAISYVNKIKTRFLDHPEIYRSFLEILHTYQKEQLNTKGRPFRGMSEEEVFTEVANLFRGQEDLLSEFGQFLPEAKRSLFTGNGPCEVNSVQKTEHEKNLEHSKKRSRPLLLRPVSGPAKKKMKLRGTKDLSVATVGKYGTLQEFSFFDKVRRVLKSQEVYENFLRCIALFNQELVSGSELLQLVTPFLGKFPELFAQFKSFLGVKELSFASPLSDRSGDGMSREIDYASCKRIGSSYRALPKTYQQPKCSGRTAICKEVLNDTWVSFPSWSEDSTFVSSKKTPYEEQLHRCEDERFELDVVLETNLATIRVLESVQKKLSRLSPEDQEKFRLDDCLGGTSEVIQRRAIYRIYGDKAPEIIESLKKNPVTAVPVVLKRLKAKEEEWREAQQGFNKIWREQYEKAYLKSLDHQAVNFKQNDTKALRSKSLLNEIESVYDEHQEQHSEGRSSSTNEPHLIFIYEDKQILEDAAALISYYVKRQPTIQKEDQATIRQIVHHFIPELFFSQPPEHNISEESTDEDRENHQGQNLDAPELRKKHVPGPPSSPLETKATFCDVTAAEPHNTLDDVYSLFFVNNNWYFFLRLHQTLCSRLLKIYRQAQKQLLEYRTEKEREKLLCEGRKEKTNDPAMELRLKQPSEVELEEYYPAFLDMVRSLLDGNIDPTQYEDTLREMFTIHAYIGFTMDKLVQNIVRQLHHLVSDDICLKVVELYLNERKRGAAGGNLSSRCVRAAKETSYQWKAERCMADENCFKVMFLQRKGQVIMTIELLDTEETQTEDPVEVQHLANYMEQYVGVEGAPNNQNDGFLLKPVFLQRNLKKFRKWQCKQVRALRSEVKSSWKRLIGVESACNVDCRFKLNTHKMMFIMNSEDYMYRRGALCRAKQVQPMVLLKHHQQFEEWHNRWLEENVSMEAVDMVQDWLMGDEDEEMVPCKTTCETVNVHGVPVNRYRVQYSRRPASP; encoded by the exons ATggcggcggggggcggcggcggcggcggcggccgggggGCCGGAGGGGGCAGCGCCCCGCGATggggcggaggcggcggcggccgggccCCCCCGCACGAGAAGCTGCCGGTGCAC GTGGAGGATGCGCTTTCCTACCTGGACCAGGTGAAGATCCGCTTCGGCAGCGACCCTGCCACCTACAACGGCTTCCTGGAGATCATGAAGGAGTTCAAGAGCCAGAG CATTGACACCCCTGGAGTCATCAGACGTGTTTCCCAGCTTTTCCATGAGCATCCTGACCTCATTGTAGGATTCAATGCATTTCTCCCTCTGGGCTACAGGATAGAAATTCCAAAGAACGGGAAGTTGAGTATCCAGTCACCTTTGAACAGTCAG GTGCCCCCAGAGCCCGTTCCCAGTGCACTCCCTGGCAGTGGGATGTTGTTGCACTACTCCCAGGAGAACTCACACAATCACAGTGACTGCTCAGAGGACTTCAGGCAACAGCTGCCATACAAAGAAGATAAATCCCAGGTTCCCCTGGAATCTGATTCTGTGGAGTTCAATAATGCCATCAGTTATGTGAATAAGATCAAAACACGGTTCCTTGACCACCCAGAGATTTACAGATCCTTTTTGGAAATTCTTCACACTTACCAG AAGGAGCAGCTGAACACCAAGGGCCGACCCTTTCGAGGCATGTCAGAGGAAGAGGTGTTCACTGAGGTGGCCAACCTGTTCCGGGGGCAGGAGGATCTGCTCTCTGAGTTTGGACAGTTCCTCCCAGAGGCAAAAAGGTCCTTG TTCACAGGAAATGGCCCATGTGAAGTGAACAGTGTCCAGAAAACTGAGCATGAGAAGAATCTGGAGCACAGCAAAAAGAGATCCAGACCATTGCTGTTGCGTCCTGTTTCTGGCCCAGCAAAG AAGAAGATGAAGCTGCGAGGTACCAAAGACCTGTCAGTGGCAACAGTGGGAAAATATGGAACACTGCAGGAGTTCTCCTTCTTTGACAAG GTTCGCAGAGTGCTCAAGAGTCAGGAGGTCTATGAGAACTTCCTCCGCTGCATCGCCCTCTTCAACCAGGAGTTGGTCTCTGGCTCTGAGTTGCTCCAGCTTGTCACACCATTTTTAGG GAAATTCCCAGAGCTCTTTGCACAGTTCAAGTCCTTCCTTGGTGTGAAAGAGCTTTCCTTTGCCTCTCCACTGAGTGACCGATCCGGGGACGGGATGAGCCGGGAAATCGATTACGCCTCCTGCAAACGCATTGGCTCCAGTTACCGAGCGCTGCCCAAGACCTACCAGCAGCCAAAGTGCAGTGGGAGAACAGCCATCTGCAAGGAG GTGTTAAACGATACCTGGGTTTCGTTTCCATCCTGGTCTGAAGACTCCACTTTTGTCAGCTCCAAGAAGACtccatatgaggagcagctgcaccGCTGTGAGGATGAGAGGTTTGAG CTGGATGTTGTCCTGGAGACGAATTTAGCCACAATCCGGGTGCTGGAGAGCGTGCAGAAGAAGCTGTCGCGGCTGAGCCCGGAGGATCAGGAGAAGTTCCGCCTGGACGACTGCCTGGGAGGGACGTCGGAGGTGATCCAGCGCAGGGCCATCTACCGCATCTATGGGGACAAAGCCCCCGAGATCATTGAGAGTCTGAAGAAGAACCCAGTCACTGCAGTTCCTGTGGTTCTCAAGAG ATTGAAAGCAAAAGAGGAGGAGTGGAGGGAGGCCCAGCAGGGCTTCAACAAGATTTGGAGGGAGCAGTATGAGAAGGCCTATCTGAAATCCCTGGACCACCAGGCTGTCAACTTCAAACAGAATGACACCAAAGCCTTGCGCTCCAAGAGTCTGCTGAATGAAATTGAGAGTGTCTATGATGAG CATCAGGAGCAGCATTCAGAGGGGAGAAGTTCCTCCACAAACGAGCCTCACCTTATCTTTATCTATGAAGACAAGCAGATTCTGGAAGATGCAGCAGCTCTGATCAGCTATTATGTGAAGAGGCAGCCAACAATCCAAAAGGAGGACCAGGCAACCATCCGGCAGATTGTGCATCACTTTATCCCCGAGCTGttcttctcccagccccctgagcACAACATTTCTGAGGAATCAACAGATGAGGACAGAGAAAACCACCAGGGGCAGAACCTGGATGCTCCTGAGCTACGGAAAAAACACGTGCCTGGGCCTCCGAGCAGTCCTTTGGAGACCAAAGCCACCTTCTGTGATGTTACAGCTGCTGAGCCCCACAACACTCTGGATGATGTTTACAGCCTCTTCTTCGTCAATAATAACTGGTATTTCTTCCTCCGCCTTCACCAGACTCTGTGCTCAAGGCTCCTGAAGATTTATCGTCAAGCTCAGAAGCAGCTTCTGGAATACAGGactgagaaagagagagagaaactcctctgtgagggaaggaaagagaaaaccaaTGACCCAGCCATGGAGCTAAGGCTGAAGCAACCAA GTGAGGTGGAGCTGGAGGAGTACTACCCTGCCTTCCTGGATATGGTGAGGAGCCTGCTGGATGGCAACATCGACCCGACGCAGTACGAGGACACGCTGCGGGAGATGTTCACCATCCACGCCTACATCGGCTTCACCATGGACAAGCTGGTGCAGAACATCGTCCGCCAG CTTCACCATCTAGTGAGTGATGACATCTGCTTGAAGGTGGTTGAGCTGTACCTGAACGAGAGGAAgcgaggagctgctggaggtaACCTGTCCTCCAGGTGTGTGCGGGCAGCCAAGGAGACCAGCTATCAGTGGAAGGCTGAACGCTGTATGGCAGATGAGAACTGTTTCAAG GTCATGTTTCTTCAGCGGAAGGGGCAGGTGATCATGACCATTGAGCTACTGGATACAGAAGAAACCCAGACAGAGGATCCTGTGGAGGTCCAG CACTTGGCCAACTACATGGAGCAGTACGTTGGGGTGGAAGGAGCTCCCAACAACCAGAACGATGGCTTCCTCCTGAAACCAGTCTTTCTGCAAAG AAACCTCAAGAAGTTTCGCAAGTGGCAGTGCAAGCAGGTGAGGGCCCTGCGCAGCGAGGTGAAGAGCTCCTGGAAGAGGCTCATCGGTGTGGAAAGCGCCTGCAATGTGGACTGTCGCTTCAAACTCAACACCCACAAGATGATGTTCATCATGAACTCCGAGGATTATATGTACAGGAGGGgagctctctgcagagccaagCAG gtgcagcccatggtgctGCTGAAGCACCACCAGCAGTTTGAGGAGTGGCACAACCGGTGGCTGGAGGAGAACGTGTCCATGGAGGCAGTGGATATGGTCCAGGACTGGCTGATGGGGGACGAGGACGAGGAGATGGTGCCCTGCAAAACGACGTGTGAGACGGTGAATGTGCACGGGGTGCCCGTGAACAGGTACCGGGTGCAGTACAGCCGCCGTCCCGCCTCGCCCTGA
- the SIN3B gene encoding paired amphipathic helix protein Sin3b isoform X2, with product MNSPARPGACLPSPVEDALSYLDQVKIRFGSDPATYNGFLEIMKEFKSQSIDTPGVIRRVSQLFHEHPDLIVGFNAFLPLGYRIEIPKNGKLSIQSPLNSQVPPEPVPSALPGSGMLLHYSQENSHNHSDCSEDFRQQLPYKEDKSQVPLESDSVEFNNAISYVNKIKTRFLDHPEIYRSFLEILHTYQKEQLNTKGRPFRGMSEEEVFTEVANLFRGQEDLLSEFGQFLPEAKRSLFTGNGPCEVNSVQKTEHEKNLEHSKKRSRPLLLRPVSGPAKKKMKLRGTKDLSVATVGKYGTLQEFSFFDKVRRVLKSQEVYENFLRCIALFNQELVSGSELLQLVTPFLGKFPELFAQFKSFLGVKELSFASPLSDRSGDGMSREIDYASCKRIGSSYRALPKTYQQPKCSGRTAICKEVLNDTWVSFPSWSEDSTFVSSKKTPYEEQLHRCEDERFELDVVLETNLATIRVLESVQKKLSRLSPEDQEKFRLDDCLGGTSEVIQRRAIYRIYGDKAPEIIESLKKNPVTAVPVVLKRLKAKEEEWREAQQGFNKIWREQYEKAYLKSLDHQAVNFKQNDTKALRSKSLLNEIESVYDEHQEQHSEGRSSSTNEPHLIFIYEDKQILEDAAALISYYVKRQPTIQKEDQATIRQIVHHFIPELFFSQPPEHNISEESTDEDRENHQGQNLDAPELRKKHVPGPPSSPLETKATFCDVTAAEPHNTLDDVYSLFFVNNNWYFFLRLHQTLCSRLLKIYRQAQKQLLEYRTEKEREKLLCEGRKEKTNDPAMELRLKQPSEVELEEYYPAFLDMVRSLLDGNIDPTQYEDTLREMFTIHAYIGFTMDKLVQNIVRQLHHLVSDDICLKVVELYLNERKRGAAGGNLSSRCVRAAKETSYQWKAERCMADENCFKVMFLQRKGQVIMTIELLDTEETQTEDPVEVQHLANYMEQYVGVEGAPNNQNDGFLLKPVFLQRNLKKFRKWQCKQVRALRSEVKSSWKRLIGVESACNVDCRFKLNTHKMMFIMNSEDYMYRRGALCRAKQVQPMVLLKHHQQFEEWHNRWLEENVSMEAVDMVQDWLMGDEDEEMVPCKTTCETVNVHGVPVNRYRVQYSRRPASP from the exons ATGAActcgcccgcccgccccggggctTGTCTCCCCTCGCCG GTGGAGGATGCGCTTTCCTACCTGGACCAGGTGAAGATCCGCTTCGGCAGCGACCCTGCCACCTACAACGGCTTCCTGGAGATCATGAAGGAGTTCAAGAGCCAGAG CATTGACACCCCTGGAGTCATCAGACGTGTTTCCCAGCTTTTCCATGAGCATCCTGACCTCATTGTAGGATTCAATGCATTTCTCCCTCTGGGCTACAGGATAGAAATTCCAAAGAACGGGAAGTTGAGTATCCAGTCACCTTTGAACAGTCAG GTGCCCCCAGAGCCCGTTCCCAGTGCACTCCCTGGCAGTGGGATGTTGTTGCACTACTCCCAGGAGAACTCACACAATCACAGTGACTGCTCAGAGGACTTCAGGCAACAGCTGCCATACAAAGAAGATAAATCCCAGGTTCCCCTGGAATCTGATTCTGTGGAGTTCAATAATGCCATCAGTTATGTGAATAAGATCAAAACACGGTTCCTTGACCACCCAGAGATTTACAGATCCTTTTTGGAAATTCTTCACACTTACCAG AAGGAGCAGCTGAACACCAAGGGCCGACCCTTTCGAGGCATGTCAGAGGAAGAGGTGTTCACTGAGGTGGCCAACCTGTTCCGGGGGCAGGAGGATCTGCTCTCTGAGTTTGGACAGTTCCTCCCAGAGGCAAAAAGGTCCTTG TTCACAGGAAATGGCCCATGTGAAGTGAACAGTGTCCAGAAAACTGAGCATGAGAAGAATCTGGAGCACAGCAAAAAGAGATCCAGACCATTGCTGTTGCGTCCTGTTTCTGGCCCAGCAAAG AAGAAGATGAAGCTGCGAGGTACCAAAGACCTGTCAGTGGCAACAGTGGGAAAATATGGAACACTGCAGGAGTTCTCCTTCTTTGACAAG GTTCGCAGAGTGCTCAAGAGTCAGGAGGTCTATGAGAACTTCCTCCGCTGCATCGCCCTCTTCAACCAGGAGTTGGTCTCTGGCTCTGAGTTGCTCCAGCTTGTCACACCATTTTTAGG GAAATTCCCAGAGCTCTTTGCACAGTTCAAGTCCTTCCTTGGTGTGAAAGAGCTTTCCTTTGCCTCTCCACTGAGTGACCGATCCGGGGACGGGATGAGCCGGGAAATCGATTACGCCTCCTGCAAACGCATTGGCTCCAGTTACCGAGCGCTGCCCAAGACCTACCAGCAGCCAAAGTGCAGTGGGAGAACAGCCATCTGCAAGGAG GTGTTAAACGATACCTGGGTTTCGTTTCCATCCTGGTCTGAAGACTCCACTTTTGTCAGCTCCAAGAAGACtccatatgaggagcagctgcaccGCTGTGAGGATGAGAGGTTTGAG CTGGATGTTGTCCTGGAGACGAATTTAGCCACAATCCGGGTGCTGGAGAGCGTGCAGAAGAAGCTGTCGCGGCTGAGCCCGGAGGATCAGGAGAAGTTCCGCCTGGACGACTGCCTGGGAGGGACGTCGGAGGTGATCCAGCGCAGGGCCATCTACCGCATCTATGGGGACAAAGCCCCCGAGATCATTGAGAGTCTGAAGAAGAACCCAGTCACTGCAGTTCCTGTGGTTCTCAAGAG ATTGAAAGCAAAAGAGGAGGAGTGGAGGGAGGCCCAGCAGGGCTTCAACAAGATTTGGAGGGAGCAGTATGAGAAGGCCTATCTGAAATCCCTGGACCACCAGGCTGTCAACTTCAAACAGAATGACACCAAAGCCTTGCGCTCCAAGAGTCTGCTGAATGAAATTGAGAGTGTCTATGATGAG CATCAGGAGCAGCATTCAGAGGGGAGAAGTTCCTCCACAAACGAGCCTCACCTTATCTTTATCTATGAAGACAAGCAGATTCTGGAAGATGCAGCAGCTCTGATCAGCTATTATGTGAAGAGGCAGCCAACAATCCAAAAGGAGGACCAGGCAACCATCCGGCAGATTGTGCATCACTTTATCCCCGAGCTGttcttctcccagccccctgagcACAACATTTCTGAGGAATCAACAGATGAGGACAGAGAAAACCACCAGGGGCAGAACCTGGATGCTCCTGAGCTACGGAAAAAACACGTGCCTGGGCCTCCGAGCAGTCCTTTGGAGACCAAAGCCACCTTCTGTGATGTTACAGCTGCTGAGCCCCACAACACTCTGGATGATGTTTACAGCCTCTTCTTCGTCAATAATAACTGGTATTTCTTCCTCCGCCTTCACCAGACTCTGTGCTCAAGGCTCCTGAAGATTTATCGTCAAGCTCAGAAGCAGCTTCTGGAATACAGGactgagaaagagagagagaaactcctctgtgagggaaggaaagagaaaaccaaTGACCCAGCCATGGAGCTAAGGCTGAAGCAACCAA GTGAGGTGGAGCTGGAGGAGTACTACCCTGCCTTCCTGGATATGGTGAGGAGCCTGCTGGATGGCAACATCGACCCGACGCAGTACGAGGACACGCTGCGGGAGATGTTCACCATCCACGCCTACATCGGCTTCACCATGGACAAGCTGGTGCAGAACATCGTCCGCCAG CTTCACCATCTAGTGAGTGATGACATCTGCTTGAAGGTGGTTGAGCTGTACCTGAACGAGAGGAAgcgaggagctgctggaggtaACCTGTCCTCCAGGTGTGTGCGGGCAGCCAAGGAGACCAGCTATCAGTGGAAGGCTGAACGCTGTATGGCAGATGAGAACTGTTTCAAG GTCATGTTTCTTCAGCGGAAGGGGCAGGTGATCATGACCATTGAGCTACTGGATACAGAAGAAACCCAGACAGAGGATCCTGTGGAGGTCCAG CACTTGGCCAACTACATGGAGCAGTACGTTGGGGTGGAAGGAGCTCCCAACAACCAGAACGATGGCTTCCTCCTGAAACCAGTCTTTCTGCAAAG AAACCTCAAGAAGTTTCGCAAGTGGCAGTGCAAGCAGGTGAGGGCCCTGCGCAGCGAGGTGAAGAGCTCCTGGAAGAGGCTCATCGGTGTGGAAAGCGCCTGCAATGTGGACTGTCGCTTCAAACTCAACACCCACAAGATGATGTTCATCATGAACTCCGAGGATTATATGTACAGGAGGGgagctctctgcagagccaagCAG gtgcagcccatggtgctGCTGAAGCACCACCAGCAGTTTGAGGAGTGGCACAACCGGTGGCTGGAGGAGAACGTGTCCATGGAGGCAGTGGATATGGTCCAGGACTGGCTGATGGGGGACGAGGACGAGGAGATGGTGCCCTGCAAAACGACGTGTGAGACGGTGAATGTGCACGGGGTGCCCGTGAACAGGTACCGGGTGCAGTACAGCCGCCGTCCCGCCTCGCCCTGA
- the SCAMP4 gene encoding secretory carrier-associated membrane protein 4: MAEKVNNFPPLPKFIPLKPCFYQNFADEIPIDHQFLVKRIYHVWIFYCITLAVNLVACLAWWIGGGYGVNFGLALLWLMLFSPCGYICWFRPAYKAFRSDSSFNFMAFFFIFGAQFVLTVLQAIGFSGWGACGWLAAITFFSTNVAAAVFMLFPAIMFTMAAIAMLICILRVHKIYRGGGGSFQKAQEEWNSGAWRNPPSREAQYSNFSGNSLPEYPTVPNYPPGNQWP, translated from the exons ATGGCAG AAAAGGTGAACAACTTCCCACCCCTGCCCAAGTTCATCCCCCTCAAACCGTGTTTCTACCAGAATTTTGCTGATGAAATTCCCATCGATCACCAGTTTCTGGTGAAGAGGATCTACCACGTTTGGATCT TTTACTGCATCACCCTGGCAGTGAACCTCGTGGCCTGCCTGGCCTGGTGGATTGGAGGAGGCTACGGGGTCAACTTtggcctggccctgctctggctcATGCTCTTCAGCCCCTGTGGCTACATCTGCTGGTTCCGCCCTGCCTACAAAGCCTTCCG GTCAGACAGCTCCTTCAACTTCATGgctttcttcttcatcttcGGGGCGCAGTTCGTGCTCACAGTCCTGCAGGCCATTGGCTTCTCTGGATGGGGAGCGTG TGGGTGGTTGGCAGCCATCACGTTCTTCAGCACCAACGTGGCAGCTGCTGTGTTCATGCTGTTCCCTGCTATCATGTTCACCATGGCAGCAATTGCCATGCTCATCTGCATCTTGAGG GTACATAAAATCTACCGAGGGGGTGGTGGAAGCTTCCAGAAGGCTCAGGAGGAGTGGAACAGCGGGGCCTGGAGGAACCCCCCCAGCAGGGAGGCCCAGTACAGCAATTTCTCTGGGAACAGCCTGCCAGAGTATCCCACAGTGCCCAACTACCCCCCAGGAAACCAATGGCCTtaa